CTGACAATTTTTCAAAATTTGAAAACTGGAGAAAGTTTGCCTCTTATTGTGGTGTTGCTCCTTTTCCTTACCAATCTGGAACTAGTATTAAAGGACGTACAAAAGTCTCTCATTTGGCTAATAAAAAATTGAAAGCAATTATTAATATGTGCGCTATTTCTGCTATACAACATAACCCAGAAATGAAATTATACTATCATAAAAGAATAAAACAAGGCAAAAGTAAAATGAGTACCGTTAACATTATTAGAAACAAATTAATAGCAAGAGTGTTTGCCGTTGTCAAACGACAAACACCCTATGTAGATACTTTTAAATTTGCTGCATAAATTAGTAAAAATAATATCTCAACTTTTACTTGTTTTTATCATAGAATACAGGGGGAAGTTACCAAAGTTATCATTCGGCTACTGTAAACTCGTGGCTTATATTTTACTGGCAAATATCTTTGATAGACTGTTTTTATATCGACCAAATTTTCCTGTGACTGGGTAAATTTAAAAAGCAATAAACCACCTTTTGGGATGTCCTTATGTTCCCAAAATACATTGATAAATCCGCCTGTGATTTCGTAAGTCTTTAACTTTCCTGTTGTTATCAGATTTTCTAAGTTCATCTTAATATGGAAGGCACTCCAAAAATAATTTAGAGTGCCTTTTAGTATGTATATTATATTTAAAAAAAATTTACTCAAAAAGGAATAGCTCCAATACTACCTAAGTAAAACAATATCAAAACAAATACTAATTGCAGAACAAAACTCTTTTTTTCTTGAATAAACTTCTTTTTCAAGTATAAAAATAATATTAAAAATAAATGTAAAATCAAACTTGGTATGAGTATGTATGGAGTGTATTCTTCACTAGAAGCACTAGACCCAATACCAAAAAAAACAAAAGCAATGAGTATATTTATTATTCTCAATAAAATAAAAACCCCTAAGTTTACAGCTAAGATAATTACTGTTTTTTTCATGATTATTTTTCTTTATAAGTAAACTTAATTCCCATTTCTTCTAGTGTCTTTTTAAACTGATCAATAGCTTCTTGTGTTGCACCTCCTTGACTTGAAATAGCAGATAAAAAAGCATTCAATTCTTTTACAAATGAACCATTTTGATGGGATGTTGCTGCATTTCCTACATTTGAATGTACGTTGTCAGCGTTTTCTATATCATTTCCTGATAATATGTCAGAGGTATGACTAATTCCGAAAGTTTTTACTCCTTTGTTTCCATTAATAGAATTAGATTGGTGAGGAGCCATATGTAATATGTATTCAATAACATTATTTGCATCAGCAAACAGATGTGAATTTTTCTTTATTAACTGCAACAACCTAGATGTATAGCCCATACCAAAAGCTCCTCCACGGCTATGAGTGTAGATTTGTATTTTCTCTACAATTTTACCTGTCTCTGGGTCTTTTTCTAACTGTGCTAAAATTTTCTCAAAATCATTACTTGCTGCTATTCTCCCTCCAGCTGCTCTACTTGAAGCAGTCAAAGCTTTCTTTGTTGATAAATTAGCATCTTTCCATACTCCTTTTCCTGTTTTTCTGTTATACGCATAATATTGGTCAGCACCTCTATTACCATCAACATAATGAAAAGTTCCTCCTGGATTTGCAATTCCAGAACCTTTTATCGTTGCTATTATTTCAGCATTCCAATAGCTTGAATCTCCTCGTTCAGAATCTGAACTAGTTCTCCCATTAATTAAAATTGGAAGCTCTCCATCAAGATCTAAATAAATTATTGGGCTATTTAATGCATATACATATTGAGAGGAAGATTCTAAAACGTCTGCAGCAGGATCAATACTTAACCATATCCACTCAAATTTTTGCTCGCGCGAGTGTTTGCGATAGGCTATTTTTAGCCTTGGTTTTTCAGATTTTAATATGTGTAATTGTAAGCAACCCATTTGGGGTTTTAAAGATAAGATTTTTTTTTCAGTTGATTTTTTTTCAATTGAAAATAAAAAATCAAATTGATGATAATGATGATGATGGAATGTTAAACTGGAAATAAATCTTTGTAAGGCTGGTGCGGTGGGGATTTATTCCATTTTAACATTCTGCAAACAACGCAAAACCAAAATCCCCCAAAACAAAAGGATACCTTATTTTGGGTGGGAAGCGTTGGGAAAAAGTTATTACAGGTAAGTTTGCTGTGGCTATTTGGGCTTGTCCCCTTGAACATAAAATGAATTATGGTACAAAAGCAATACCTTTAAAAATCAATTATCTCATTGTTTTTGTACCATAATGGAAGCGATTTTATGTTAAATAGCTTCCTCCATTTTTTTTCTGGCATAAACGCAACGATGGTGGTGGTTGGAGTGTAGTGTCTTTTTGCTAAAGTTTTTTAGCCTTGGCAACAGCTTTTTATTTTTTTTCAGTTGACCTTTAAAAATCAATTGTATTTTCAACTGAAAAAAATAATGTGCTGTAGTGTGGTTGGTAAAAACTTTTGCAAAAAGTATGACAGAAAAAAATGGGGGCACAGTAAACTTGTCTGTAATAGCTTTTCAGCCTCGGGGGTGGGTTATTATCTCATCCTTTTGTTTTGGGGGATTTTGGTTTTACCGCTTCTTTTATCGGATGATATTGATGAATTGCACGTTGTAATATTTCCAGTTCACTTTGTTTATACTGTACCGTTGTAGAGGCTCTTTTATGTCCTGCAAAAACTTGTACTATTCTCGTGTCGTTTTCTTTTTTTAATAGATTAGCAATTACACTCTGACGGATTTTTAGAGGTTGTATTTTTTCATTCTCTTTTCGGTTTTCATTAATAATTCTACTTATTCCGTGTGGTTGTATAGCTTCTCCGTATTGTCCTAAAACAAACCTGGTATCATTTGGATTTTTACGATTGTATTTCAACAATTTCTTTCTGTCTTTTTCTAAATAATTGTAAATCAAAAGCACTTGTTTGGCTTGTAGTGGTAAGGTTCTACTTTTAGGGCTTTTTGAGGTAATTTCTTGTTTTCCTTTGATAAAGATTTCGCCTTTGTCTAAATCAATGTCTTTGAGTTCTAATTCTGTAATTTCATTTACTGTTAAGCCTTGATAAATCAATAGACTAATCATGATTTTGTTTCTATTTTGAAGATATTTTTTTCTTTTGATTTGATAGTTTTCAAAAAACTGTTCCAGGGTTTCAGAGCTGTATAGATTATCAACTTGTATTTGTTTGTTGATTTTATCTTTTAGATAGAGTTCGCTACAAGTATGGTCTTTTCGTTTTCCTATTTCTAATAAATAATTGAAGTAAATTTTAACAGCAGACAAACAATGACAGAGTGTTTTTGGGTTTAAGTCATAGTTCTTTCGTAAGTGTTCAATGTAGTTTAAAACGTCTTTATATGTGGCTTTTTCTGCTTTGTTTTGGTAATAATCTGTAAATTTTTTGATATTGTACAGATTGCTATTCAAAGTACTTTTACTGTATTTCTTTTGTAAATATTCTTTTAGGGTCATTTCATAGTATTGATTTGGTTTTGAGTGATATGTGTGTAAATTTCTGTGCTTTCAATATGGCTGTGTCCTAAAAATTGTTGTACTTGTTCTAGCTTCATTCCATTTTCTAAAAGATGTGTTGCTATGCTATGGCGTAATGTATGTATGCCAATTTTATTAAGTTCTTCAGTTGTAAATTGATTGCCGAAGTTGGTTCGTTTTAGTAGTTTCTTGAGTAGTTTATTTAATGTCCAAGATTTCATTCTTCCTCCTTTACTATGTGTAAAAACAGGTAAGCCATCGTTAGCAATTGTTTTTTTGTCTTTGTCTTTTTCAGTTGAAAAAATAAATGCTTGTAATTCATGGCTTATAATGGTATTGATTGGAACTAATCTTCGTTTATTATTCTTGCCTCTTTGTACAATAATTAAGTTTTCTGTTAATCGTAAGTCTGTTCTATTTAACTGGCTAATTTCATTTACTCTTAATCCGCAACCATATCCCATATGCAATACTGCTTTTTCTTGTTCGGTGTTTGTTGCTTGGTAAAGTTGATTGATCTCTTCTTGTGTAAATATGCTTCGTTCTACTTTTTCATTTAAATAGGTAAATTTTAAATGTGAAGCTGGATGGTTTGTTATTTTTCCTAAATCAAGTAGGTAGCCTAAATAGGTTTGTACGCAACGCATGATATCGTATACTGTTTTTTGCTTTAGCTTTTCTTGGGTTTTAATGCTTTTTCTGTTTGCTGTTTTTTCATAAAAATTCCCAATTTCAACAGCGGTGATGTCTTGTAATTTGTAAACTCCTACGGCTTCCAACGAGTTAAAAAATTCTTTTAAATATAAGTATTTTGATTGGCAGGTTTCTTTGGCATAACCTAATAATAGTAAATAGTTTCGGTATGTTATGGCTTCTTTTTGGTATGCTTGATTATAAATAATATGCTTGCTTGGTTTGCCCATCTTATGACAGTTTTATAGGTATGATACTTTTACGCTTGTCTTTTTATGGAATTAGGAACACTAGCTACAATACGACAGATAGTTGTTTTATTTTCAATTATTTAGGGTTTATTCTAGCGTTCCACTGGTGTTCTCTAGCGTTTCAGTGGTGAGCCACCACAGGCAATTTATCATTGAACCAATTCTGATATTTTCTTATGTTTTGGCTTACTTGGTGCTGTTTGGTTTTTGGATTTGAGTTGTTGGATTTGTAGCATTAAAAAATCTTTGATTTCTACTCGTATTTTTTGGTAGTTGTCCCAATAACTAATTTTATACTTGATGCCTTTATTGGCATAACCGCCTATTTGTTTTAGATACTCCAGTTCTGTAAGTGTTTGAACGTATCTAAAGACTTGGGTTTTGCTGATGTTTAAATGTTGTCTGATTTCTCTTAATATAAAGTCTTGGTTCTCGTTCTTGACGTACTTTTTTAAGTGTTCAAAAAACTGGCGTAGGCTTCCATCAAGTTCATCTACTTTTAAAATAATACTTTCAAAAAGAATTTCGGTTGCTTGTTCTATGTCTTCTATTTCGGCAACTAATTGCTCTTTGGTATTTAACTTTCGATTGTACTGGTTTAAAAAAGTAACTTGTTTAATAACGGCTTGATACATTTCGTTCAATCGTCTTATTTTATGTACTTTGTCTGGTAAGTTTAGTTTTGTTGCATAGGGATTGACCACTTCATAATCTTTTAAGTTTCTAACCAATTGTTGTATAAAGTGTATTGCTTTTTGTTGTTCGTTTGGGTCTATTTCTCCTGCATTTCTTTGGTTTTGGTAGTTGATGATTTTAGTAGTTTGTGTCTTGCTCTCATCGACTGCTATTAAAAAACTTCGGCTCATATTGTCTTCGTAGGTTTCGCCTTTGGTGGTGGCACTTAAACTGCTGAACTGTCCTTTTACTATTTTATGACGGCTTTTGTTATTGCCTTTTTTGTCTTTTATGGTTACGGAGCTTCGCAATACTTGATTGGATATAAACTCTCGTAAAGCATACAAAGCATCTTCTTTTAATCCGTCTAAATCTTCAATGACCACTACTTTTTTAAATAGGTCAAATTCGCCCCAATTGTACAAACTGCTTTCTGTTATTCTTGTAAATCGTAAAACGTCTTCTTGGGGCATCATATCGGCTATTCTACTAATAATATGTGTTTTCCCACTTCCAGAGCTTCCTTGTACTAATGCGTGTAAGGGGTTTTTATTAAGGTAGCTAACAATGATTAAAAAAAGTAACATCCTGCTGTTTTGTTCGCCTACTATTCCTGCTTTGCCAATGAGTTGATTTAAGTTCTTCAGTAGATGCTTTCTTTTCAAAAAATCAATACTGTTACTTGCGTTCGGTCTTTCGATTGTTTTGTTTTCAGTGGGTTTCTCATTTGAAAAAACAAGTGCTGTTCTTTTGTTTAACAGTTCTATAAATATTTCTTCTGTATGGGCTTGTAATGTTTCGTTGATGTCTTTGTTTATAGGTTCTACGCTACTCATTTTTAGTTTTGGATATTCTGATTGTAGCATTTCGCTATATTTCGCTATCGCTTTGCGACCAGCTTCGTCATTGTCAAAGAAAAATATAATCTCTTCTAGTTGTTTTAATTGGCTCAGTGCCTCGCTGTGTTCTGCGGTTAGTCCATTGGTTCCGTAACAGCTTAATACTTCGTATTCCTTTGTGATGGTTTTTATTTGTAATAATGAAGCTGCATCGATAATTGCTTCGGTAAGGATTAGTTTTTTAGTCGTTGGTTTGGGATAATTTGGATAAAGTCCTTTTCTGTCTTTCAAATAAAAGTGTTTGCTTTTCTTGTCATTTAATGTACTTCTAAAATACAAACTCGTTATTTCATTGTTCTTATTTTTTAAAGCAAAACAGATACTCCATTTCCCAAAAACACCGTAGGCTTTGTTGCCTGTTCTGCTTAAAATATTCTTGTCTATCAACAGTCCATAGTTTACACATCGTTGTATTAATTGCTCGTCTCGCCGAGAACCATGGTGGAACTGTCCTGCATTGTAACCTACTGGAGATCCACTAGAGGTAAGTTTTTTAAAGTCTAGGTTTCTACTTTCTAAATAGGTTTTGGCAGGAGTGCTATTGTAAACGGCATTACAGAAATACTGAAATATATTGGCCAGGAACTGGCTTTTGCTTAAATCTGGTTGGTAACGCTCCTTGTTATTGGTTTTTTGATAGCCTAAAATTTCTTTGCATTTGTTGATGGCTTGATGTTTTGTAATGGGCTGTCCGCCTACGGACTCTTTGTGCATTACAAAATCTATCACATCCATACCTTTAGATTAGCAAATAGAAATAATTACTTAAAATAAAAACATAATAGTTATGATGAAATTTCTTTTTTTGCTTCTTTTTTTCTTTGTTAATAACTCTTATTTTGTTGATAACCAAAAACACAAAAGAACGGAGTGAACTTTAGCGGCCAGCTAGCTTTTTAGAGCCATCCCCCGTATTAGTCTCCGTTCTTTTTAAAAGTTACTTAGAACCATATAGAATTTCAGTTTCTGCCCTTATTAAAGGTCTTAGTTTAAGTAACTATTATTAATATCTAATTACAAAATTATGAAAACAAATGAAATTATCGGAATCGATGTCAGTAAATTATTAATTGATGTTTGTATCTATTCTAAACAAATTGTTCAACAGTTTGAGAACAGTAAATCTGGATTTAAATTAATGCTAAAGTGGAGTTTTAAAAATTCGTCTTTCTCTAAAGAAGAAACCATGTTTGTATTTGAACATACAGGAATGTACTCTCATTTATTATCTGTGTCTTTAACTGAACAAAAATTATCTTTTTTCATAGCTTCTGGTTTAGAAATTAAAAGATCTATTGGTATTGCTCGTGGAAAGGATGACCAAATTGATGCCAAACGCATTGCTCTATTGGGTATCGATTAAAAGAAGAACTTAAACCCAGTAAGCTACCTAAAAGAAGTATATTACAACTAAAAAGTCTCTTATCTTTAAGGACAAAACTTAACAAACAAAGAGCTGGTTTTAAAGTTACTTTGAAAGAACAAAAAAGAATTTATAAAGCAAAAGAGTATAAAATAATCTTTGACGTTCAACAAAAAATGATTGCAGAACTAACCAAACAAATACACAAGATTAATACTCAAATGCAAGCTATTATTGACCAAAATATAATGTTAAAAGAAACCTATAAACTTGTTACTAGTGTTAAAGGTATAGGAATGCAAACTGCTATAATGATGATTGTGTTTACTGACAATTTTTCAAAATTTGAAAACTGGAGAAAGTTTGCCTCTTATTGTGGTGTTGCTCCTTTTCCTTACCAATCTGGAACTAGTATTAAAGGACGTACAAAAGTCTCTCATTTGGCTAATAAAAAATTGAAAGCAATTATTAATATGTGCGCTATTTCTGCTATACAACATAACCCAGAAATGAAATTATACTATCATAAAAGAATAAAACAAGGCAAAAGTAAAATGAGTACCGTTAACATTATTAGAAACAAATTAATAGCAAGAGTGTTTGCCGTTGTCAAACGACAAACACCCTATGTAGATACTTTTAAATTTGCTGCATAAATTAGTAAAAATAATATCTCAACTTTTACTTGTTTTTATCATAGAATACGGGGTCAGTAGGTCTTTCAAACTTCAGTTTGGGTAACAGAATCTTCTGTGCACGTGAAATGTTAATGTCGACTGGCTCGGTCGTACTTTTGTTGTCCTTGTCCTGTTTGGATTTTGTTAACCCTTTAACGATGTCTAAGAATCCCAAAGTCTGTCTTTTTTAATGTTTGCCAACTTGTTTATATACAGAACTTTCTTCCTCTTATTCTGCCATTATGGTGGTATATACAGAAGTTTTGATTGCTTTTGTGTTTTTTAGCTCTTGTCGTAAAAACAAGAAAATTCTAAAAATTTTCTCGCAGTTTAACTATTTTTTATAAACTGCCAAAAAGGTTCTTAATTTTCGCTTAAATCCAAAAAGTTTAAATGAGTTCATATATAAATTATTGTAATTTAGGAAATAATTATATCTCTTTCTCACCTTACCCTCTTATAAAGATAATGATTCTTTCGGTGTTTTTATAAGAATTGAGTTCCTTAAAAGTTGGTATTTCCAAGTTGTTAAAAAAACTTTCAAACTCAAAACAGTATTAGCTAATATCTTTTAGTATGAGCTGCATAGATTTTATTCCATTCCACTCATTCTCACTCAAAGAGTATGCAATGTCAAAATCATTATGGATGCTACTTATTTTTTCTCCCAAACCAAAGCCAATAGCATGATACGTTTTTCTGTCTGCTCCCTGAATGATGTGTAATCGTAAGTGATTTTTATCAGTTCCTACCTGTTTTCCGTAACCATTATCTCTTACGGCAGAAGTTTTAAAAACCGGATTCATATTCTGTGGGCCAAATGGTGCCATTTGTTGAATAATTCTGAAAAATTTCGGAGTAATTTCATAGAGATCTATTTCAGTATCTATCAAAACTTCTCTGGTTAATAATTTTTTATCGATGGTTTTGGAGACAACCTCTTCGAATTTCTTTTTAAAACCAGCATATTTTTCGGGAAGTAATGTCAAACCGGCAGCATAGGTATGCCCTCCAAACTGTTCTATAAATTCCGAACATTGCTCCAGTGCATGGTATATATCAAAACCTTTTACCGATCTTGCAGAAGCAGTGAACCTATCTTTACTTTTCGTAAAAACTAGGGTAGGCCTGTAATAGGTCTCTATCAATCTGGAAGCAACAATTCCAATAACTCCTTTATGCCAGTTTTCATTAAAAACAACTGTAGTAAAATTATTTTCCTCATTATTCCTTTTAATTTGCCATAAAGCCTCTTCCGCAATTTTTTTATCTGCTTCTTTCCTGGCTATATTATATTTTTCTATCAAAGCAGCATGATGAACGGCAGTATCAAAATCAATGGTTGTCAATAATTCAACAGCATGATTTCCGTGTTTCATCCTTCCGGCAGCATTAATTCTCGGAGCGATGATAAATACCACATCCGTAATGGTCAATTTGCTTTTTTTGAGTTGGTGGGTCATTGCTTTAATACCACTTCTCGGCTGTGTATTGATAACCTGTAATCCAAAATGGGTTAAGATTCTGTTTTCGCCTGTCATGGGCACAATATCCGCAGCAATGGCCACCGCTACCAAATCCAAATACAATTTCATGTCTTCTATGACTTGCCCTTTTTTAAAAGCCATAGCTGTAATCAGTTTAAAACCGATTCCACAACCACACAGTTCATCATAAGGATAGCTACAATCTTTTCTTTTTGGATTTAGAACGGCAATAGCCCGAGGTATTTCATCTCCCGGTTTATGATGATCACAAATAATAAAATCAATATTCTTTTCAGAAGCATATGCCACTTTTTCAATAGCTTTAATACCACAATCCAAAGCAATTATCAAAGAAAAATGATTGTCGGCAGCAAAATCGATTCCCTGATAAGAAATCCCATAACCTTCTTCATAGCGATCAGGGATATAGGTAACTACCTTATCATAAATCGTTTTTAAATACAAAAAAACCAGAGAAACAGCAGTCGTACCATCCACATCATAATCGCCATATACTAAAATAGATTCATTGGCAGCAATGGCCTTTTCAATCCTATTTACCGCATATTCCATATCTTTCATTAAAAAGGGGTCGTGTAGATCTTCCAAACTTGGTCGGAAAAATTTTTTGGCTCCTTCGAAATTTGAAATATTTCGTTGAGCCAATAATTTTGCCAACGTTTTATTGATAGACAAGCAGCTAGCCAACTGGGTTACGATATCTGAATGAGGTTCCGGTTTTAGTTTCCAACGCATAACAATTTATCTTTAGTGTTCAATACTATTTTTCGTGAAGATACACCGTTGTATGTATATTTGCAAATTGACGAAACATTTCCATCACCCCACAGTATTTTTCTATGGAGAGATCTACTGCTTTTTTAATTTTACCTTCTTGTAAGCCGGTTCCGGAAAAATGATATTCAACAGTTACCTTTAGATTAGCAAATAGAAATAATTACTTAAAATAAAAACATAATAGTTATGATGAAATTTCTTTTTTTGCTTCTTTTTTTCTTTGTTAATAACTCTTATTTTGTTGATAACCAAAAACACAAAAGAACGGAGTGAACTTTAGCGGCCAGCTAGCTTTTTAGAGCCATCCCCCGTATTAGTCTCCGTTCTTTTTAAAAGTTACTTAGAACCATATAGAATTTCAGTTTCTGCCCTTATTAAAGGTCTTAGTTTAAGTAACTATTATTAATATCTAATTACAAAATTATGAAAACAAATGAAATTATCGGAATCGATGTCAGTAAATTATTAATTGATGTTTGTATCTATTCTAAACAAATTGTTCAACAGTTTGAGAACAGTAAATCTGGATTTAAATTAATGCTAAAGTGGAGTTTTAAAAATTCGTCTTTCTCTAAAGAAGAAACCATGTTTGTATTTGAACATACAGGAATGTACTCTCATTTATTATCTGTGTCTTTAACTGAACAAAAATTATCTTTTTTCATAGCTTCTGGTTTAGAAATTAAAAGATCTATTGGTATTGCTCGTGGAAAGGATGACCAAATTGAT
This window of the Flavobacteriaceae bacterium genome carries:
- a CDS encoding tyrosine-type recombinase/integrase — encoded protein: MTLKEYLQKKYSKSTLNSNLYNIKKFTDYYQNKAEKATYKDVLNYIEHLRKNYDLNPKTLCHCLSAVKIYFNYLLEIGKRKDHTCSELYLKDKINKQIQVDNLYSSETLEQFFENYQIKRKKYLQNRNKIMISLLIYQGLTVNEITELELKDIDLDKGEIFIKGKQEITSKSPKSRTLPLQAKQVLLIYNYLEKDRKKLLKYNRKNPNDTRFVLGQYGEAIQPHGISRIINENRKENEKIQPLKIRQSVIANLLKKENDTRIVQVFAGHKRASTTVQYKQSELEILQRAIHQYHPIKEAVKPKSPKTKG
- a CDS encoding helix-turn-helix domain-containing protein: MDVIDFVMHKESVGGQPITKHQAINKCKEILGYQKTNNKERYQPDLSKSQFLANIFQYFCNAVYNSTPAKTYLESRNLDFKKLTSSGSPVGYNAGQFHHGSRRDEQLIQRCVNYGLLIDKNILSRTGNKAYGVFGKWSICFALKNKNNEITSLYFRSTLNDKKSKHFYLKDRKGLYPNYPKPTTKKLILTEAIIDAASLLQIKTITKEYEVLSCYGTNGLTAEHSEALSQLKQLEEIIFFFDNDEAGRKAIAKYSEMLQSEYPKLKMSSVEPINKDINETLQAHTEEIFIELLNKRTALVFSNEKPTENKTIERPNASNSIDFLKRKHLLKNLNQLIGKAGIVGEQNSRMLLFLIIVSYLNKNPLHALVQGSSGSGKTHIISRIADMMPQEDVLRFTRITESSLYNWGEFDLFKKVVVIEDLDGLKEDALYALREFISNQVLRSSVTIKDKKGNNKSRHKIVKGQFSSLSATTKGETYEDNMSRSFLIAVDESKTQTTKIINYQNQRNAGEIDPNEQQKAIHFIQQLVRNLKDYEVVNPYATKLNLPDKVHKIRRLNEMYQAVIKQVTFLNQYNRKLNTKEQLVAEIEDIEQATEILFESIILKVDELDGSLRQFFEHLKKYVKNENQDFILREIRQHLNISKTQVFRYVQTLTELEYLKQIGGYANKGIKYKISYWDNYQKIRVEIKDFLMLQIQQLKSKNQTAPSKPKHKKISELVQ
- a CDS encoding tyrosine-type recombinase/integrase gives rise to the protein MGKPSKHIIYNQAYQKEAITYRNYLLLLGYAKETCQSKYLYLKEFFNSLEAVGVYKLQDITAVEIGNFYEKTANRKSIKTQEKLKQKTVYDIMRCVQTYLGYLLDLGKITNHPASHLKFTYLNEKVERSIFTQEEINQLYQATNTEQEKAVLHMGYGCGLRVNEISQLNRTDLRLTENLIIVQRGKNNKRRLVPINTIISHELQAFIFSTEKDKDKKTIANDGLPVFTHSKGGRMKSWTLNKLLKKLLKRTNFGNQFTTEELNKIGIHTLRHSIATHLLENGMKLEQVQQFLGHSHIESTEIYTHITQNQINTMK
- the recJ gene encoding single-stranded-DNA-specific exonuclease RecJ; translated protein: MRWKLKPEPHSDIVTQLASCLSINKTLAKLLAQRNISNFEGAKKFFRPSLEDLHDPFLMKDMEYAVNRIEKAIAANESILVYGDYDVDGTTAVSLVFLYLKTIYDKVVTYIPDRYEEGYGISYQGIDFAADNHFSLIIALDCGIKAIEKVAYASEKNIDFIICDHHKPGDEIPRAIAVLNPKRKDCSYPYDELCGCGIGFKLITAMAFKKGQVIEDMKLYLDLVAVAIAADIVPMTGENRILTHFGLQVINTQPRSGIKAMTHQLKKSKLTITDVVFIIAPRINAAGRMKHGNHAVELLTTIDFDTAVHHAALIEKYNIARKEADKKIAEEALWQIKRNNEENNFTTVVFNENWHKGVIGIVASRLIETYYRPTLVFTKSKDRFTASARSVKGFDIYHALEQCSEFIEQFGGHTYAAGLTLLPEKYAGFKKKFEEVVSKTIDKKLLTREVLIDTEIDLYEITPKFFRIIQQMAPFGPQNMNPVFKTSAVRDNGYGKQVGTDKNHLRLHIIQGADRKTYHAIGFGLGEKISSIHNDFDIAYSLSENEWNGIKSMQLILKDIS